The stretch of DNA GCGGCCCAGGCCAGGCTCAATACCAGCCTGTCGCGCCTGAGCGTGGTGGTACGCGATCTCGAGGAACGCCTGGGCTGCTCACTGTGCCGACGCGGTAGCAGTGGCTTCCAATTGACCGAGGAAGGCCTGGAACTGTTCGATGCTGCGCAGTTGCTGTTTCGCGACATCGAGCGCTTTCGGCAGCAGGCCAACCAACTCGGCGGGCCGGCACGCGACCATCTGCAGATCGGCAATGTCGACAGCATGCTCAGCCTGTCCTATGCGCCATTGCCCCTGGCCATCAACCTGTTCCGCCAGCGGCTGCCGGAAGTCCGCCTGGGCCTGCACATACTGCGTCCCGACGAGCTTGAACAGGCCGTGCTCGACGAGCGCCTGCACCTGGCCATCGGAGCCTTCCACCACCAGCTCTCCGGGCTGCGCTACCAGCCGCTGTTCGAGGAGGAACAAAACCTCTATTGCGCTGCTGGGCACCCGCTGTTTCAACGCAGCGACACTGACCTGACCCTGGAAGAAATATGCAACACACCCTATGTCGGCCGTGGCTACATGGCTGAGAACCAACGCCCCCATGGCCTGTATTTTTTGCAGAGCGCCACCGTCTACACCATGGAAGCGATTGCCACCCTGGTGTTTTCCGACAGCTATCTGGGTTACCTGCCCAGCCACTATGCCGCCAACTGGGTGGCCAGGGGCCAAATGCGCGCCCTGTTAC from Pseudomonas chlororaphis subsp. chlororaphis encodes:
- a CDS encoding LysR family transcriptional regulator; translation: MEANVLGSLSDIDLRMLRVFCTIVDAGGFTAAQARLNTSLSRLSVVVRDLEERLGCSLCRRGSSGFQLTEEGLELFDAAQLLFRDIERFRQQANQLGGPARDHLQIGNVDSMLSLSYAPLPLAINLFRQRLPEVRLGLHILRPDELEQAVLDERLHLAIGAFHHQLSGLRYQPLFEEEQNLYCAAGHPLFQRSDTDLTLEEICNTPYVGRGYMAENQRPHGLYFLQSATVYTMEAIATLVFSDSYLGYLPSHYAANWVARGQMRALLPQRLAYRSTFHCITRQGQEPKAALTCFLQALEQAQQQLAQGR